A single region of the Brachypodium distachyon strain Bd21 chromosome 3, Brachypodium_distachyon_v3.0, whole genome shotgun sequence genome encodes:
- the LOC100834030 gene encoding AP-4 complex subunit sigma, with protein MGIRFVLLVNKQGQTRLAQYYEHLSLDERRALEGEIVRKCLARTDQQCSFVEHRNYKVVYRRYASLFFLVGVDNDENELAILEFIHLLVETMDRHFGNVCELDIMFHLEKVHFMLEEMVMNGCIVETSKQNILAPIQLMEKTS; from the exons aTGGGGATCCGGTTCGTGCTGTTGGTGAACAAGCAGGGGCAGACGCGGCTGGCGCAGTACTACGAGCACCTCTCCCTCGACGAGCGCCGCGCCCTCGAGGGCGAGATCGTCCGCAAGTGCCTCGCCCGCACCGACCAGCAG TGTTCTTTCGTGGAGCATCGGAACTACAAGGTCGTGTACCGGCGCTACGCCTCCCTGTTCTtcctcgtcggcgtcgacAATGATGAG AATGAGTTAGCTATCCTTGAATTCATACATCTTCTTGTGGAAACTATGGACCGCCACTTTGGCAACGTG TGTGAGCTCGACATCATGTTCCACCTGGAAAAAGTGCACTTCATGCTTGAAGAGATGGTGATGAACGGTTGCATCGTGGAGACAAGTAAACAGAACATATTGGCACCGATCCAGCTTATGGAGAAAACTTCGTAA
- the LOC100843573 gene encoding uncharacterized protein LOC100843573 — translation MTRLFEDPPAAISHPAHPEHDLNLVTTSTGAGAGPFRCDGCMQPGEGPSWYRCEPCNYDLHTCCALPSPTLEHAMFKGRTFVFHHEHPSPACGRFCDACGDDVVAGGFAYHCRDRDLDLHPCCALLEPSFVHDGRAFELRRDASGRCGMCSRADGRRRRKFWSYVVYEDGKAVYLHVACLKDAHARRGRSIGGGRQILVEANNSPITEGVLQSLPRSTRRSGGFDKFRRIVGVVVSVIIAVIFGNPLALVSAVAGPGGLLRG, via the coding sequence ATGACAAGGCTGTTCGAGGATCCACCGGCGGCGATCTCCCACCCCGCCCACCCGGAGCACGACCTGAACCTGGTGACTACCAGTACCGGGGCCGGCGCGGGGCCTTTCCGGTGCGACGGGTGCATGCAGCCGGGCGAGGGGCCGAGCTGGTACAGGTGCGAGCCATGCAACTACGACCTCCACACCTGCTGCGCGCTCCCGTCGCCCACCCTGGAGCACGCCATGTTCAAGGGCCGCACCTTCGTCTTCCACCACGAGCACCCGTCCCCGGCGTGCGGCCGGTTCTGCGACGCGTGCGGCGACGACGTCGTGGCCGGCGGTTTCGCGTACCACTGCCGCGACCGCGACCTGGACCTGCACCCGTGCTGCGCGCTCCTGGAGCCCAGCTTCGTCCATGACGGCCGCGCCTTCGAGCTCCGCAGGGATGCGTCCGGCCGGTGCGGCATGTGCAGCAGGGCcgacggacgccgccgccgcaagttCTGGTCCTACGTCGTGTACGAGGACGGCAAGGCTGTGTACCTGCACGTGGCGTGCCTCAAGGACGCACACGCCCGCCGCGGCAGGAGCATAGGCGGCGGGAGGCAGATCCTCGTGGAGGCTAATAACTCGCCGATAACGGAGGGCGTGCTGCAGAGCTTGCCCCGGAGCACGCGGAGGAGCGGCGGGTTCGACAAGTTCCGCAGgatcgtcggcgtcgtcgtgAGTGTCATCATCGCGGTCATCTTTGGGAACCCCTTGGCCCTCGTGTCCGCGGTTGCAGGCCCCGGTGGACTTCTCCGGGGGTAG
- the LOC100834333 gene encoding protein SODIUM POTASSIUM ROOT DEFECTIVE 2 codes for MRTGGMLCRSQAATAVCVPGDARSMVVGRRADRTIAEDARLVQDVRYARLGGASGCDGAEATRVLSRRRAAPAPAPVPRRRGAPVAVTLPMVTKSPKETPARDMAAAKRTSAAAVAPGDQVLQVVVMKVAIHCQGCAGKVRKHISKMEGVTSFSIDLESKKVTVMGHVSPEGVLESISKVKKAELIV; via the exons atgaggacgggggGGATGCTTTGCCGGTCGCAGGCGGCCACGGCGGTGTGCGTGCCGGGGGACGCGAGGTCCATGGTCGTgggccgccgcgccgaccgcaCCATCGCCGAGGACGCGCGCCTCGTCCAGGACGTCCGGTACGCGCGCCTCGGCGGCGCCAGCGGCTGCGACGGGGCCGAGGCCACGCGCGTGCTCTCGAGGCGGCgtgccgcgccggcgccggcgcccgtgccgaggaggcgcggggcgcCCGTGGCCGTGACGCTGCCCATGGTGACCAAGAGCCCCAAGGAGACTCCGGCAAGGGACATGGCCGCGGCCAAGCGgacatccgccgccgccgtggcgcccGGCGACCAAGTCCTCCAG GTGGTGGTGATGAAGGTGGCTATACACTGCCAGGGGTGTGCAGGGAAAGTGAGGAAGCACATCTCCAAAATGGAAG gTGTGACATCGTTCAGCATCGATCTGGAGAGCAAGAAGGTGACGGTGATGGGTCACGTGTCCCCAGAGGGCGTCCTGGAGAGCAtctccaaggtcaagaaggccGAGCTCATCGTCTGA
- the LOC104584206 gene encoding uncharacterized protein LOC104584206, with amino-acid sequence MASESETWANLNQDVLGRIFRYLPTLTDRVHASAVCRHWRFVAVERENQPAELPWLLMPSTASTSHFRVFGGTTHQEYSRHVPVGARFCGSFPGGWFVVQLHAPRGRYALLNLLSGKQIALPDNMEAPVRSNSGIQHNNLYPVLAIHAAVLSAAPTPDGAYIVAAITSGKTNIAFWRPGMAHWSPPLHTEVGRRASWADEMIPADEDRFGSMEDLVHYRRGDFGCFCVLTTTEIVYNYELVIADDGVLTMRRTGTAPTRMFGAVGGAEEPIARYLVVSGEDLLIVRRFESLPVAPDVIGFHVVRLQDRRGARYTLNCWDIPGQLLFLGRGCSRAYTTAVRTNPGGYIYFLHADRFPGSTTIGYRCSDTGRCDYRRFLLEIQRVLPRGPVSDCSPWIWFFH; translated from the coding sequence ATGGCGTCCGAGAGCGAGACGTGGGCGAACCTCAACCAAGACGTCCTCGGACGCATCTTCCGCTACCTCCCAACCCTCACCGACCGCGTCCACGCCTCCGCCGTCTGTAGGCACTGGCGATTCGTCGCGGTGGAGAGGGAGAACCAGCCCGCCGAGCTCCCCTGGCTCCTCATGCCGTCCACCGCGAGCACCTCCCACTTCCGGGTCTTTGGAGGCACCACCCACCAGGAGTACTCCCGACACGTCCCGGTCGGCGCGCGCTTCTGCGGCTCCTTCCCGGGCGGCTGGTTCGTCGTCCAGCTCCATGCTCCGCGCGGGCGATATGCGCTGCTCAACCTCCTCTCCGGCAAACAAATTGCCCTACCTGACAACATGGAAGCGCCCGTGAGGAGCAATTCGGGAATCCAGCACAACAATCTGTACCCCGTGCTGGCCATCCACGCCGCCGTCCTGtccgccgcgccgacccccGACGGCGCCTACATCGTCGCCGCCATCACGTCTGGCAAGACCAACATCGCGTTCTGGCGCCCGGGGATGGCACACTGGTCGCCGCCGCTTCATACAGAGGTAGGCCGTCGCGCTTCATGGGCTGACGAGATGATCCCCGCGGACGAGGATCGGTTCGGATCCATGGAGGACTTGGTGCACTACAGGCGCGGCGACTTCGGGTGCTTCTGCGTCCTCACGACCACCGAGATTGTCTATAACTACGAGCTGGTGATCGCCGATGATGGCGTGCTGACGATGCGACGCACTGGCACTGCCCCCACCCGCATGTTCGGTGCTGTCGGAGGGGCCGAGGAGcccatcgcccgctacctcgTGGTGTCCGGCGAGGATCTGCTCATCGTCAGGAGGTTCGAATCCTTGCCGGTCGCCCCGGACGTGATAGGATTCCATGTCGTCAGGTTGCAGGATCGTCGGGGTGCACGTTACACGCTCAACTGCTGGGACATACCAGGGCAGTTGCTCTTCCTCGGGCGCGGCTGCTCCAGGGCCTACACGACGGCGGtccgcacgaaccccggcgggTACATCTACTTCCTGCACGCCGACAGATTCCCAGGTTCGACGACCATCGGCTACCGCTGCAGCGACACCGGCCGGTGCGACTACCGACGCTTCCTGCTGGAAATCCAGCGGGTCTTGCCGCGAGGGCCCGTGTCCGACTGCTCGCCATGGATTTGGTTCTTCCATTGA